A genomic stretch from Syntrophorhabdaceae bacterium includes:
- a CDS encoding alpha/beta hydrolase, producing MPFETINSRKIYYEIHGEGEPIILMHHGFGCVKIWNTVCPSLIAAGFKVVTFDRRGFGRSDGGDDFLDFYVSDRYRPDSVEELRIMKERLGIGRCHLVGQCEGGVVGIDYSVKYPDEVKTLTTASTQCYSEVTMAELNAARLVSTFAGLTPELQVKVRDWHGERAESFYNQFAKYGGAYGIDFFDLRPVLPFVPCPTLVLYPDRSSIFDVEQSISFYRNLIKGELAVFPRCGHNTYDQRPEEYVRTILDFIARNGKGADEKDSRPGGTCLA from the coding sequence ATGCCATTCGAAACGATAAATAGCAGGAAAATCTATTATGAAATACATGGTGAAGGGGAGCCCATTATTCTCATGCATCACGGTTTCGGGTGCGTCAAGATATGGAACACCGTCTGCCCGAGCCTGATAGCCGCGGGATTTAAGGTCGTCACCTTCGATAGAAGAGGCTTCGGGAGATCCGATGGGGGTGATGATTTTCTCGACTTTTATGTGAGCGATCGATACAGGCCCGACAGCGTAGAGGAGTTGAGGATCATGAAGGAGCGCCTCGGCATCGGCCGGTGCCATCTCGTGGGGCAATGCGAGGGCGGCGTGGTCGGCATCGATTATTCCGTGAAATATCCGGATGAGGTGAAGACCCTCACCACAGCCAGCACTCAGTGCTACAGTGAAGTCACCATGGCGGAGCTGAATGCGGCCCGTCTCGTAAGCACCTTCGCCGGTCTTACCCCTGAACTGCAAGTGAAGGTGAGGGATTGGCACGGAGAGAGGGCGGAAAGCTTCTACAATCAGTTCGCAAAATATGGCGGGGCATACGGCATCGATTTTTTTGACCTCCGCCCGGTGTTGCCATTCGTTCCATGTCCCACCCTCGTACTCTACCCCGACCGCAGCTCGATTTTTGATGTGGAACAGTCGATAAGCTTTTACCGTAACCTTATAAAGGGTGAACTCGCGGTCTTTCCCCGCTGCGGCCACAACACGTATGATCAGCGACCGGAAGAGTATGTGCGGACAATTCTCGATTTCATTGCGAGAAACGGGAAAGGGGCGGACGAAAAGGATTCCCGGCCCGGCGGGACATGCCTTGCCTGA